DNA sequence from the Arthrobacter sp. V1I9 genome:
CCAGGAAGAGCCGGGCGATGCCCTCGGGGTCACTGACGGCGGGCCAGTTGTTGTAGACGCCGGTCCGGATCATGTAGACGGGCATCAGGGCGTACCCGATCAGCAGGACCGCGGGCAGGTACCACTTTTCGGCACGCGTCCAGGGCTGGCCCGTCCGAATGGGGAACCGGATGGCGTGATCCTTGGTGAGGAACCGCGAAGCAGCGTAGGGGATACCGACGGCGAGGATCATCGCCGTGCCCATCACCGCCATGTGTTCAGTACTGATATCAGTGGTGATAGGGACCAGGCTCATGGCGGTCAGCCCCACACCAATCAACGCCAGGTCAATAACAAGGCGGCGGCTGATCATGGCGGCCAGGACCAGGGCGGCGGCCAGGAGGAGGAAACCGGAGACCCGGTCCTCCCGTGCGAACAGCAGGAAGCCCGACGCCGACACCAGCGCCGCCGGGATGACGTTCAGCGGCGTGCGGGGCAGGTGAGCGGGCGCGGCTTCACGCAGTTGTGCTTGCGCCGATTGCTGCTTCACAGCGTCGCCAGGAGTCCGGCTGCGTCGTCGAGCGCGCCGGGAACCAGCGAGAAGTAGGCCCAGGTGCCGCGTTTTTCCCGGTGCAGCAGTCCCGCCTCCACCAGGATTTTAAGGTGGTGCGACACCGTGGGCTGGCCGAGGTCCAGCGGCTCTGTGAGGTCGCAGACGCAGGCCTCTCCCGATTCCCCTGCCTTTACGATGGAGAGCAGGCGGAGCCGGTTCGGATCAGCCAGCGCCTTGAAAACCAGCGCCCTCTGCCGTGCTTCCTTTGCGCTGAGTGCCGGCTTCGCGGCCGGAGTGCAGCAGGAGGCGTCCACCTCGGGCCCAAGAGTTTGCAGAGCGGTCATGCACCCCATTATGCAGCTAATTGACAGCCGTCGATATGGCTGGTCCTACCCGGCACCGAACCGGTACCCGCTCAGCAGGCGGATGCCCAGTAGCCTTTTCCCATACGCCTGAAGCAAAGGAACCTGCCGTGACCCCTGACGCGAACACCCCCGCAACCGAGCAGCTGATCATCATCGGCTCCGGCCCGGCCGGTTACACCGCCGCCATTTACGCGGCCCGCGCTGGCCTCGAGCCGCTGGTGCTGGCCGGATCGGTGACCGCCGGTGGTGCGCTGATGAACACCACTGAAGTGGAGAACTTCCCGGGCTTCCCCGGCGGTGTGCAGGGGCCGGAGCTGATGGACGGGCTGCAGGAGCAGGCCGAGAAGTTCGGCGCCAAGGTGCAGTTCGACGACGTCACTGAGGTCCGGTTGAAGGGCCACCTTAAGCGCGTGGTCACCGGCGGCGGCGAAACCTATCAGGCCCCAGCCGTCATCCTGGCCACCGGTTCTGCCTACAAGGAGCTCGGCCTGCCGGAGGAGAAGAAGTTCAGCGGCCACGGTGTTTCCTGGTGTGCCACCTGCGACGGGTTCTTCTTCCGCGAACAGGACATCATCGTGGTCGGCGGCGGTGACTCGGCCATGGAAGAGGCGATGTTCCTGACCCGGTTCGGGAAGTCCGTCACCGTCGTCGTCCGCAAGGGTGAACTGCGGGCCTCCCGCATCATGGCGCAGCGTGCCAAGGACAACCCCAAGATCAGCTTCGCCTGGAACTCAGCCGTCACTAAGATCCACGGTGACGGGAAAGTCAGCGGCGTAACGCTGACGGATACCGGCACGGGCGAAACCCGGGAGCACGCCGCCACAGGCATCTTCGTGGCGATCGGGCATGTGCCGCGCACCGAACTGCTGACCGGGCAGGTGGACCTGGACGAGGACGGCTACATCAAGGTGGACTCACCCACCACCGTCACCAACCTTTCAGGCGTTTTCGCCTGCGGCGACGCCGTGGACCACCGCTACCGCCAGGCCATCACCGCCGCCGGCACCGGCTGCGCCGCCGCCCTCGACGCCGAACGCTACCTCGCCGCGCTGAACGATGCGGACAGCATCGCCACCGCCCTGGTCGAGGAACCCACTCACAGCTGACCCTGCCGGAAAGCACTAAAGAAGCGGGCGACGACGGGACATCCCGTCGTCGCCCGCTTCTCTTTTGGCCGTGTGAGCTTAGGCGGAGGCCAGAGCCAGGTCGTCGCGGACGCTGAGGGTAAAGGTGTTGGGTCCGCTGCAGGTGACGGCAATGCGGCACTTGGTGGTGTTGTGGCGTGCAGAGAGGTCGCTCACCGCGGTTTCCAGCGTGTGGTGGAGGACGGACCTGTCCCAGATCTTAAGGGTCACGGAATCATTGGTATCGAACGTCATTATTCAACTTCCATTTCATGCGGTTAGCATCCCGGAGTCTTCTTTGCCCGGAACGTGTCCTCGTCGATGAGGACGGACTGCAGGTGGGAAAGCGCATTCCCTGTACTTTAATGGTGCAGGTTGCCGGGAGGATTGGCAACCGCAGCGGAGCTGATGTGACCAAGCACACGGACCGCTCAAAGTGTTTGCTCAGAAGTGGCCCGCCCTGCTTTTCCATAGTGCCCAGAGCGCGGGAAGTACCTCAACCAATACGCGGAATGTTGCAGGTGAGTCTCATCACGTGGCCAGGTCACTCCTGACTCTGCTGAGCCGGATAATGTGCAGGGCCAGCCGCAACGACCCTGCGGCCTGTTCAGCGAACGCCTCCACGGTTGATACATCGTCATCGGAGAAGCCATTGCTCCTGCCGGAGTACAGGTTCAGGACCCCTTCTGCCTCATCGCCGAGGTCCAGCGGAACGGCAAGGATGGAGGATACGCCCTTCTCGTCGGCCGCCTTGACGTAGGCGGGCCAGCGGTGCTCGCAGGTGAGGTCAGGAACCAGGAGTGGCGCTCCGGATCTCAGTGCCGTCAGGCAGGGGCCGTCCCCAAACCCGTTCTGCAACTCATCCAGGGCACGCGCAGCGGCGTCGCTGCCGGCCAGGGCCTCGGCCTTTTCACGCTGGATGATGGTTATGCCCGTATGAATCCGGTTACCCGGAGAGGACACCCTGGCGGAGGCAATGGCTGCCAGTCCGGCCAGGAAGCCAGAGATGTCCGTACCGTCCGGGAACGGATCCTGCGGCTGCGTTTCCTGATGATGTTCGGACCTGCTGTCCTGGGCCATGCAGCCTCGATCCCTTTGGATGCGCCATGGGCCTCTGCCCCGGCCAACGGCCGCCGCTCTCTTCGCGGGCAGACCGGAGTATTCAACCTCCGGGTTACCCCGTCACCCCGAAATCTCCTACTACCGAGACTACGCCCGTGCAGGGCCCATTGATATGCCAGGTCCGTCCGTGAATCGGTCCAGAGGAACCAAGGTAGGCTTAGGCAATCGTTTGGAAGTGAGCGTCTTAGAACCGCATTGGAAAACTGAAGCGGTAGAAGCCCAACTTCAGGAACGTGCAATGGACGTCTTACCCAATACTGCTGCCGATATATCCAGCCCTGCTGACGCTGTCTCTCATGCCGCGGCCTTCCAGGACGGCATCGTTTCCCGTCTGCAGGACCTTGTCCTGCAGACCGCTGACGCCCAGGACTTCTTCAAGGAACTCGCCGTTTTCTCGGCTTCCCTCCTGGCCCCGCCCGGCGGTGAGGTCATCTGCAACGTCACCGTGGCCCGCCGAAGGAAACCACTGACTATTGCCTCCAGCACACCCCGGGCGCGGGAGATGGATGAGCTGCAGTACTCCTTCGCGGATGGGCCCTGCCTTTCGGCCATGAAAACAGGCAACACCGTCTACGTGGATGACGTCACCAGCGAGCGCCGTTGGCCAGAATATGCGCGGGCGGTCGCAGCCCACGGCGTCGGCTCGCTTCTGTGTGTTCCGCTGGAACTGGAGGGGGAGTCCTCCGCTGCCCTCAACATCTATTCTTCGGCCGTGTTCGGTTTCTCCCGGGAGGACATCGCGCGGGCTGAACTGTTCGGCGAACAGTCGGCCAAAACCCTCAGGCTGGAGCTGCGCCTGACCCAGTTGAGGGACGCCAAGGAGGACTTGGAGGCAGCAATGAAGTCCAGGACGGCCATCGATATTGCCGTCGGAGTCATCATGGCGCAGAACCGCTGCAGCCAGGCCGCAGCCATGGGAATCCTGCGGAAGGCGTCCAACAGCCGCAACATCAAGCTGCGGGAGGTTGCGGCCGGCGTGATCCACTCCATTTCGCCCGACCCGGAGTTGCGCACCCACTTCGACGAATAGCTCCGCTCTGGACAGCAGCGCGGCGAGTGCGTACATTCAAAGTGTCCGCCGTCACACCGTGGCGACGTTCCCTCCGGGTCTTGTGCAGGGCCGTCAGGAGAAACCGCTGTAGCAAGACGGCGAATAGATGCACACCGGCGAAAGAGAGCCGACCATGGCTGCCTCGCACTTCACAAAATTCCTTGACGAAGCCACAGTTCCCGAATTTGGCACGGACTGCCCCATGTCCGCTGACTGCCTGTACGGGCTGTACGTCAGTTGGTGCCTCCTGTACGGCATGGAAGCGGAGCTCGATGTCACTTTCCGCGCCGCCATGCACCGGGCAGGCATTGACGTCCACGATTGCAGGCCGCGTATGGTTGGGCCGGCGGCAGCTGACTATATCCTGTCCAGCTACCCTGCTGCCGCGTAGCATGTCAATCCTTTTCGAAGGCCCCGGCAGCCGCATGGATGGCGAGTGGACAGGGGGGCGTCCGCTCCTGTGCACCAAATGCGGTGCCGACCGCAATCTTGCCCTGCACTCCATTGCCGCCCTGGCTCCCCCTTCCGATGGTTTCGTGGAAGTGAGCTATTCCTGCAGGACGTGCAGCCTCCATTACCTCCATCGCGCAGACGTGACTGCTGTCGCAGCAGTGCTGCATGGTGTCAGAAGCTCCGAGGATGTCCTCGCCTTTGGTGGGCAGTATGTCCACTGCGGCCGGCCTATGCAAAAGACCGGCTCCGAACTCCGTCGGCTCAGCGCACCTGCCTTTACCGACCAGGCTATGGAAAACGCCCTGGACGTCTACCTCACTACGCAGGTACTGCACTGTCCGTGCGGCTTTCAAATGGAGGTACCGGAGTAGTGTCCGCTTTACTCCCGTCAAGTGTCCGCAGAAGCAGGGGCGGCCAAGAATGGACTTCCCGCTGGTTCACATAAATCAACTGCGTCCCCCCTTTCCTGGGTGGGACATAGGATAGGCGCATGTCGAATTCACCAGAGAGCGAACCCGTCGAGCAGCTTCAGAGCATTCTCGTGGGCACGGAAGATGCCGCTGAGTTCCTCTCCGGGCTCTCCAAATTGGCTGCCGCTGCGGTTTCGGAGGCGGCAGGCGACGAGGTCGAATGCGCAGTCACCATCAAGATCAGGCGGAAGCCCTCCACGGCCGCGGGCAGCAGCACCCGGGCCGTCGAGCTGGATCAGCTGGAGCAGGCAGTGGGTGACGGCCCCTGCATCAAGGCGCTGCGGGACATGTCTCCGGTGGTTATCGACGACGTCGCCTCGGATCTGCGGTGGCCCGAGCTGTCGCAGAAGTTCATGGAGGCCGGCGTCCACAGCTCCTTGGGTGTGCCCCTCGAAATCGGCAATGGAGCCAGTGCCGCACTGAATTTCTTTGCGTCAAAGCCCAACGTCTTCACCCCTAACGTCTATGACAAGGCCGTTGGTTTTGCTGCGGCCGCCCACAGCACGCTGCAACTGTCGGTCCGCATCAACTCGGCACAGGACCGGGCGGAGGATCTGGAGGCGGCGATGGAAAGCCGCACCGCCATCAACCTGGCCTGCGGAGTCATCATGGCGCAGAACAGGTGCTCGCAGGCAGAAGCGATGGAGATCCTCACCAAGGTTTCCAGCAACCGCAACCGCAAACTGCGCGACGTCGCAACCGAACTGATCGAACAGCTTTCGGGCACCAGCATCCAGACCCACTTCGACTCGTAACCCAAGCCCCGCGCCAGTCAGGCGGTACTCGTTCAGTTGACGGCGGGGCGGATGGAAACACTGCAGCCTGTCCCGGATCTGCGGATATCCCAGCAGTTTCCGCTGCCGATCACCTCGAAGTCCCCGCCGCCGTCGCGCAGGACTATTGCGGTGTCCTCATCTACGGCGACGGCCCTGTCCACGAGTCCCGCCGCCACGGCACCCACGGCCCTGCTCAGGGTGCCGGCCTGGGCGGCGTGGACGTCCACTGCGAACGGAACCAGCCCCAATCCCGCCCGGACCTCTACTTCGTCCAGGTCCTCTGAACACTCTTCACCGCACACCTCGACGCCCCCAATCCGGTAACCGCCCACTATGCCTGCTCCGGGAGCAATCATGGCGCCGGCCGAAAACCCAAGGTAGGGGAAGCCATCGGCCACCCTTGCCGCGATGGCACTCCCGCAACCCTGCAGCCCTGTGAGGTACGCCGGGGTCAGCCCGCCGCCCACCACCACAGCGTCCACACGGTCGAAAACCGCGGGATCCGCAGGGCCGCCGGCACGCAGCAGGACCGGGACCACCTCACAGTAGGCCAGGGACCGCAGTGGCGCGGCGTAATCCTGCAGCACGCTTTCAGGGCAGCCGCCGCGGTGGTGCACCACTACCGCGATCCGGAGGGGCCGCCCCTCGACGCCCGGCCTTGGGATGTCCTCGACGAAGCGCTTGAAGACGTCGGGAAAGGAGTCATAGTCGGCTCCGGCGCCGGCCAGGAAAATGCCCATGGGCTACAAGATACCCTGCCGGATGGTTCTTCCCGGTGAGGACAAAAGACGGAAGCAGGAAGCATTGACACCTGCGCCGGCCGGGACTATCGTACAACCAAATGGTTGTAGATCATATCCGCGAAACTGAACTTGACCGCCTCTTCCAGGCGTTCGCCGATTCCACCCGCCGCGACATCGTCCGGCGAGTGACCGTGGGCGAATATACGGTTTCCGGCCTCGCGGGCCTTTACGCCATGAGCTTCGCCGCCGTCCAGAAGCATGTGGCGGTGTTGGAACGCGCCTCCCTGGTCACCAAGGAAAAGCGCGGAAGGGAGCAGATCGTGCGGGGTAATCATGAAGGGCTGCAGAAAGCCCGCCGGCTGCTCGATGAGTACGAGGCGATCTGGCGGCAGCGCGTAGGCCGCATCGCTGACATTCTGGCTGAAGGATAAGGAAGGGTTCTGCAATGTCGGTTATCAGTTCCACCAAGAATCTCGAGGCGCTCAGCTTCACCCTCGTGGCCGAATTCGACGCCGGCGTCGAACGTGTCTGGCAGCTTTGGGAGGACCCGCGCCAGCTGGAGCGCTGGTGGGGTCCGCCCACCTGGCCCGCCACTTTTGAGCAGTTTGAATTCCAGTCCGGTGGTAAGGCCGGCTACTACATGACCGGTCCCGAGGGCGAAAAGGCCGGCGGCTGGTGGCGCTTCACCGCCATCCAGGCACCCAACAAGCTGGAGTTCGACGACGGTTTCGCCGACGAAAACGGGGCGCCCGTCGAGGACCTGGGCATCACGCACGCAACAGTCTCGTTGGAGGAGGCCGGCGGCCGTACCAGGATGACCATTGTCTCCACCTTCGAGTCCGAAGAGCAGATGGAACAGATGGTCCAGATGGGCATGGAGGAGGGCATGAAGGAGGCCGTCGGCCAGATTGACGCCATCCTCTCCGAACACGCCAACGCCTGAGCCGCTAACCCGCCCAGCAACATAAGGAAGGCGGACGACGACGGGACCTCCGCCGTCGTCCGCTTCGTTGTGTGCGCGGCACCCACGCACCAGCGGGCAGGGCGGGCGCGGCGCTTTCCGGCGCCGGTTCAGCGCAGGCGCGGCGGGGCACCCGCGGCGATCACAAGCAGCGAGCTGGTGGCTGTTGCCAGCAGTTCGCCGGCCGGGCCGAGGATGCGTCCCTCGGCAAAGATGACGCGCTGCCCTTGCTTGACCACCGAACCTTCGGCCCGGAGGACGCCGCGGTCAGCCGTGATGGGCCGCAGGTAGCTGACCGAAAGGTCAATGGAGGTGTAGCCGATCCCCGCGGCCAAGGTGCTGTGGGCGGCGCACCCGGCCACGGTCGGCCCGAGTGACCAGCGTAAACCTCCCGGGCTGGAATGCACGGCTGGCGTTGAACCGGGCGAAAAGCTTCTGAATACTGGAAGGACGGACTGAAGGTAAGGCGGTGGCAGCAATGGGCAGCGGTGAGGACTTCCGGAAGCGGCTGGAGCGTGCCGCCGAAGTCCGGTCCTACCGGGGAGCCGGCATCAGCGCTGAGGAGGAAGCCGCTCTGGACGCCCTCGACGCAAAGGAGCGGGAGAAACGCCGGAAGGTGGGCGATGCCGCCCGGGCCGAGTACCTGGTCAGGGATGCGATGGCGCACGGGAAGTTCGACAACCTCAAGTACGCGGGCAAACCGATTCCGGGGTTGGGAGAATCGTACGACCCCGACTGGTGGGTCAAAGGCCTCATCCAGCGCGAAAACATCAGCGGCCTGGGCCCGGCGGCCATCCTGCTCCGCACCGAGGACGCCGAGCTGGACGCCAAGCTCGATGCGCAGTACACGGAGCAGCAGGTCCGCGACATCCTGGAGGATTTCAACCGCCGGGTTGTCGATGCGCGGCGCCAGCTCCAGGGCGGCCCGCCGGTTATCACCAAGACCCGGGACGTGGAGGAGGAAGTGGGGTGGTGGCGCGAACGCCGGGCTGCCTCACAGGTTCCGCAGCCCGCGCCCGAGCCGGAAATGCCTCGCTCGTGGTGGCGCAGGCTGTGGAAGGGGACCGGCTAGTGGAGTGTTGTCGTCTCGAATAGCTCGCAGGTGGAGTTGTAGTACCTGTCGGTCTGTCCGCGGTGGGTCATGCCGATGCGCAGGCAGACCTTTTGGGAGGCCGTGTTGGCCGGGGCCGTGACTGCCACCACCTTGTCCAGCCCGCTGGCCAGCGCGTACGCGAGGGCCGTGCCGGCCGCCTCTGTTGCGTAGCCATGTCCCCAATGGTCGGGGTGGAAATGCCAGCCGATTTCCGTGTCCCCCGAGGGCTGGAGCGGCAAAGCCCCGCCCGATGCTGGGATGGACTTCAGGAGCAGGGTCCCGACGAGAGGTGCCGGTGTTCCCGATAGGGACTTGAGCTGTACGGCCCAGATGGCGTGGCTGGGGTGGGCCATGGGCTGCTGATGGATGTTCCGCCAGGTTCGAATGCGCTCCGCAGCCTCGGCCCGTTGCCCCATTACCTGTGGAGGGCTCCCGATGAAGCGCTGAACTTCCCAGCGGGAGTAGAGGTCCAGCACAAAGTCGGCGTCCTCAGGCTCCCACTGACGGAGGATCAGTCGCTCGGTTTCGAGGCTTTTCACCCGGCCAATCCTGACAGAACCTGGGGAGTTGGGGCAGGATTTCCGGCTAACGGCCCGGAGTGGGGCCGGACATTGATCGCGGAGGTTTCGGGAACGGCGCCGCCTTATAGAGCGGAGCCACCTTCAGCATGTATTTGGCCCACTGCGGCCCGGCGATCATATAGCCGTCAAGGCGCGGGTAAAACGTCCCGTTGATGGTGACCTTCTGCCCGGAGCGTTTCTGGCCTTCCAGCGCATCTCCGAAGAAGGAAGCGGTGGACAGCCCGGTGGTGTAGCCAGCCACCCAGGTGGCTCCGTTGTTGTTTGAAGTGCCGGTCTTTGCTGCCACGGGAACCTTGTCGTGGACCTTGGGCTTGATCCAGACCCCGGAGCCCACCTTCATGACGTCCTGCAGCACGGAGTTCACGCCACGGGCAACGTTGGGCTTCACTGCGTCCCTGCACTCGCTGGTCTGAGCCGGAAGCTTCGCGCCGGCTGCGTTAGTAACCTTCAGCAGGGCGATAGGTGCGCAGTACTTTCCGTCATTGGCGAAGGTGGCGAAGGCGTTCGCCATGTGGAGCGGTGCCACATTGGTGGCGCCCAGAAGGTTGCCCAGCTGGTGCATGTTGATGGGGGAACCGTCGTGGCCGTTGTGCAAGCCCACGGCGTCCACCATCTTCTGGATGCCGCAGAAGTCCAGCTGTGTAGCGGATGCGAAGGTGGCGGTGTTGATGGAGTTGTAGAGGCCGTAGTTGATGGGCATTTTCCGGTAGAAGCCCGGCTCGGCATTTTGGAGGTCATCCGCCGCGCCCAGTTCAGGGTTGTTCTGGGCAGTGCTGTAGGCACCCAACACCTTTCCGCAGCTTGACCGCCACGGGAACCCCAGCGGATAGACCCGCTTTGACGCGTCCACCACCGCGTTGAGCCGCTTGCCCTCATTCAGCCACTCGGCGAACGTAAACGGCTTCATGGTGGACCCGGTCTGGAACCCGCCGGCACCGTTAAGGTCATTGCCCTGCGGATCCTTGGCGTCCACGTTGAAGTTAAGTTGGGTGTCGAACTTGCCCGGCTCGGGCAGGAACACGGTGTTCTGTGCCATCGCAAGGATTTTGCCGGTTCCGGGCTGGACGGTCACCAAGGCTGCCCCCCAGCGGTCAGGGTTCCGGCCCGCGGTCCCGTTCACCTGTGACTGGGCTGCGGCCTGCAGCCTGCTGTCCAATGTTGTGGTGATGGTGAGGCCACCCCGGTAAAGCTTCCTCTCCCGTTCCTTCTGCGTGGACCCGTACGCGGGGTTGTTCAGGATGAGGTGCGAAATGTAATCGCAGAAATACGGTGCCATGGTGGCGTTGGCACAACCTTGCCGCTGCGGGCTGATTTTCAGTGCGATGGGGCTGGCAACGGCCTCGTCGTGTTCAACCTGGGTGATCTTTTCCTGCCGCAGCATCTCGCCAAGCACCTGGTCACGGCGGACAACGGACTTCTCCGGGTTGAGGGCGGGGTTATAGAACGTGGGGCTGTTCACCAGGCCAGCCAGCAGTGCAGCTTGGGGAAGGTTCAGGTCTTTCGCGCGGGTGTTGAAGAAGTAGCGGGCTGCAGCTTCCACGCCGTAGGCGTCGCTGTTGAAGAACACGATGTTCAGGTAGCCCTCAAGGATCTGTTCCTTGGTGAACTTCTTCTCCAGGGCAACAGCCAGTTTCATCTCCCGCAGCTTGTCCCCAAAGTCCTTCTGGCCGCTGAGGACCACCTCGTCCGGTCGTTCCTGGGACAGCTTTGCCTCATTGAGCACGTTGGTGACGTACTGCTGCGTAATGGTGGACGCCCCCTGCTGGTCGCCCTTTGTCAGGTTGGTTACCACGGCACGGAGGATGCCCTGCGGATCAAGGCCGGCATGTTCATAGAACCGGCTGTCCTCAATGGCGATGACGGCGTCCTTGATGTACGGGGACATCTGGTCCAGCGGGACCCTGACGCGGTTCTCGGCGTAAAACGTTGCGATCGCCTTGCCATCGGAGGTGAGGACCTTGGTGGATTGCGACGGCGGCTGGACGGTCAGTTCCTCGGGCAAGTTTTCGAAAAAGTTGATGGACGTGCTGACACCGTAGCCCGCCGCAGCAACAGACGGCACAACCAGGCTGGCGGCCAGCACGCCGCACATGACGCTCGCTGCAAGGAATCCCAGGAACCGCCCCCACGGAGAACTGTTACCGCGCCTGCGCTTCTTTTTCTTCGCCATGATCCAGTCCTCGAGCTCGAAGAGTGCCACAAGATTACGTCGCCTTGGCAGGGCAATCCAGAGGGCGGAAGGTCATGATTTGATGAATTCTATTATTGACTCGGCGATAGATACCGACATATCGTTAACTATCGCCGACTCTAACGGCGAACATCCAAAATGAAAGGACGATGCCACGATGAAAGGCATTTCTCACGACGACATTTCCGGATCGCACTCCGGCAGGGGCCGGTTTGAGCGTGGCCGCGGCAGGCGCGGACCACACGGACACCGCGGCGGCGGCTTCGGACCGGGTTTCGGAGGCGGGTCCGGGCCGGGCTTTGGTCCGGGCTTCGGGCCAGGTTTCGGGCGCGGCCCGCGCAGGGCAAGCAGGGGTGACGTGCGCTCCGCCATCCTCTCGCTCCTGGCCGAAGCGCCCTCAAATGGTTACGGGCTGATAAAGGCGATTGCCGAAAAAACCAGCGGAGCCTGGCGCCCGAGTCCAGGATCGATCTACCCCACACTGCAGCAGCTGGTGGACGAGGAACTTATCACGGCGCTCAGCGAAGGCCGCGGAACTGAGTTCACGCTTACGGACGCCGGAAGGGCATGGGTGGCAGAGCATGCTGAGGAACTCGAAAATGCCTGGGACTCCGGACCTGACAGCCCCGACAAGGACTTCCACCAGAGCATCGGGAAGCTGATGGGCGTTATCCACCAGTTCCGTACGGGTGTCACTGAAGAACAGCGGGCCGCTGCCATCGTGAAGCTGGACGAAACCCG
Encoded proteins:
- a CDS encoding metalloregulator ArsR/SmtB family transcription factor; this encodes MVVDHIRETELDRLFQAFADSTRRDIVRRVTVGEYTVSGLAGLYAMSFAAVQKHVAVLERASLVTKEKRGREQIVRGNHEGLQKARRLLDEYEAIWRQRVGRIADILAEG
- a CDS encoding SRPBCC domain-containing protein, yielding MSVISSTKNLEALSFTLVAEFDAGVERVWQLWEDPRQLERWWGPPTWPATFEQFEFQSGGKAGYYMTGPEGEKAGGWWRFTAIQAPNKLEFDDGFADENGAPVEDLGITHATVSLEEAGGRTRMTIVSTFESEEQMEQMVQMGMEEGMKEAVGQIDAILSEHANA
- the trxB gene encoding thioredoxin-disulfide reductase — translated: MTPDANTPATEQLIIIGSGPAGYTAAIYAARAGLEPLVLAGSVTAGGALMNTTEVENFPGFPGGVQGPELMDGLQEQAEKFGAKVQFDDVTEVRLKGHLKRVVTGGGETYQAPAVILATGSAYKELGLPEEKKFSGHGVSWCATCDGFFFREQDIIVVGGGDSAMEEAMFLTRFGKSVTVVVRKGELRASRIMAQRAKDNPKISFAWNSAVTKIHGDGKVSGVTLTDTGTGETREHAATGIFVAIGHVPRTELLTGQVDLDEDGYIKVDSPTTVTNLSGVFACGDAVDHRYRQAITAAGTGCAAALDAERYLAALNDADSIATALVEEPTHS
- a CDS encoding PaaI family thioesterase; the protein is MHSSPGGLRWSLGPTVAGCAAHSTLAAGIGYTSIDLSVSYLRPITADRGVLRAEGSVVKQGQRVIFAEGRILGPAGELLATATSSLLVIAAGAPPRLR
- a CDS encoding GAF and ANTAR domain-containing protein, translating into MSNSPESEPVEQLQSILVGTEDAAEFLSGLSKLAAAAVSEAAGDEVECAVTIKIRRKPSTAAGSSTRAVELDQLEQAVGDGPCIKALRDMSPVVIDDVASDLRWPELSQKFMEAGVHSSLGVPLEIGNGASAALNFFASKPNVFTPNVYDKAVGFAAAAHSTLQLSVRINSAQDRAEDLEAAMESRTAINLACGVIMAQNRCSQAEAMEILTKVSSNRNRKLRDVATELIEQLSGTSIQTHFDS
- a CDS encoding GAF domain-containing protein, whose protein sequence is MAQDSRSEHHQETQPQDPFPDGTDISGFLAGLAAIASARVSSPGNRIHTGITIIQREKAEALAGSDAAARALDELQNGFGDGPCLTALRSGAPLLVPDLTCEHRWPAYVKAADEKGVSSILAVPLDLGDEAEGVLNLYSGRSNGFSDDDVSTVEAFAEQAAGSLRLALHIIRLSRVRSDLAT
- a CDS encoding GAF and ANTAR domain-containing protein, producing the protein MDVLPNTAADISSPADAVSHAAAFQDGIVSRLQDLVLQTADAQDFFKELAVFSASLLAPPGGEVICNVTVARRRKPLTIASSTPRAREMDELQYSFADGPCLSAMKTGNTVYVDDVTSERRWPEYARAVAAHGVGSLLCVPLELEGESSAALNIYSSAVFGFSREDIARAELFGEQSAKTLRLELRLTQLRDAKEDLEAAMKSRTAIDIAVGVIMAQNRCSQAAAMGILRKASNSRNIKLREVAAGVIHSISPDPELRTHFDE
- a CDS encoding CPBP family intramembrane glutamic endopeptidase, giving the protein MKQQSAQAQLREAAPAHLPRTPLNVIPAALVSASGFLLFAREDRVSGFLLLAAALVLAAMISRRLVIDLALIGVGLTAMSLVPITTDISTEHMAVMGTAMILAVGIPYAASRFLTKDHAIRFPIRTGQPWTRAEKWYLPAVLLIGYALMPVYMIRTGVYNNWPAVSDPEGIARLFLGTNVLGIWDELFFICTAFTLLRRHLPDWQANLLQAVLFTSFLWELGFHSWAPFFIFPFALLQARLFTITKSLSYIVGVHLLFDFVLFLVLIHAHNREWIDIFLY
- a CDS encoding Type 1 glutamine amidotransferase-like domain-containing protein, yielding MGIFLAGAGADYDSFPDVFKRFVEDIPRPGVEGRPLRIAVVVHHRGGCPESVLQDYAAPLRSLAYCEVVPVLLRAGGPADPAVFDRVDAVVVGGGLTPAYLTGLQGCGSAIAARVADGFPYLGFSAGAMIAPGAGIVGGYRIGGVEVCGEECSEDLDEVEVRAGLGLVPFAVDVHAAQAGTLSRAVGAVAAGLVDRAVAVDEDTAIVLRDGGGDFEVIGSGNCWDIRRSGTGCSVSIRPAVN
- a CDS encoding metalloregulator ArsR/SmtB family transcription factor, translating into MTALQTLGPEVDASCCTPAAKPALSAKEARQRALVFKALADPNRLRLLSIVKAGESGEACVCDLTEPLDLGQPTVSHHLKILVEAGLLHREKRGTWAYFSLVPGALDDAAGLLATL
- a CDS encoding DUF1992 domain-containing protein — its product is MGSGEDFRKRLERAAEVRSYRGAGISAEEEAALDALDAKEREKRRKVGDAARAEYLVRDAMAHGKFDNLKYAGKPIPGLGESYDPDWWVKGLIQRENISGLGPAAILLRTEDAELDAKLDAQYTEQQVRDILEDFNRRVVDARRQLQGGPPVITKTRDVEEEVGWWRERRAASQVPQPAPEPEMPRSWWRRLWKGTG
- a CDS encoding GNAT family N-acetyltransferase translates to MKSLETERLILRQWEPEDADFVLDLYSRWEVQRFIGSPPQVMGQRAEAAERIRTWRNIHQQPMAHPSHAIWAVQLKSLSGTPAPLVGTLLLKSIPASGGALPLQPSGDTEIGWHFHPDHWGHGYATEAAGTALAYALASGLDKVVAVTAPANTASQKVCLRIGMTHRGQTDRYYNSTCELFETTTLH